The window ATTCCGAAGAAATACATCAGTAAAAGCACCCTGAACAATTTGTATTATATTtgcaaaacgaagaaggacAACTCGAAGGAGAAGGTGTTCATTCCAGATAGCTCCACCTTCCACATCGAAGTCTCCAACGCGCTGTTATCCCTGGACATTGCACACAGGAAGGAGGTTAACATTTACCCCTTCACCattgacatttttattagCAGGTCAGGAGTTGGCTCACAGAAGGGTGGGCAATCCAACAACGCGCACAGAGACTCACGCAGGGCGGCGGCGCCGCGGAGCTACGGCACGACCAACCTTACCCTTGACCATACcgcgaaggagaagaaaagaacaCACCCGCACTACAACGACGACAACGACGACAACGACGACAACTACGGCAACTGCGGCAACTACGACCATGACACCAACTTTGAGCACACATTCGAAacgaagaaggtgaagaagaagtccAAGAACAAAAACGAGGTGTACACGGACGTGCCAATCGCATAGCGCGGCAGCCCATTCCCCACCTcccgtttatttttttgttacgcGGAGTGCGCCTGTTTTTAGggcagctagccattttgccgCAAACTCACCAAATGTTATGAAtagctggaaaaaaaaaaaaaaaaaaaaaaaaaaaaaaaaaNAANNNNNNNNNNNNNNNNNNNNCAAACACATAGGCGCATTTTAGCTAGCTGTGTGTGTGGGGCCTCGCATCACCCCCAACCCCCCTTAACTGGGCACTCCAAACCACGGGAGAATcggtaaaaatttttacctcCCTTTGGACAACTTCATTTGACGAACTGATGAGCGTATCGAAGCTGAGACATTCATCATTCAAATTGTACTTCAGCCCTTCCGTTTTAATTGTACACTTGGAGCCAATGGGTAAAATGCCGCAGCCTTTGTAAAAGACGTCCGGACTTAGGTGTATACTGTGACCTCCTTTCTGGAGCAAAAAGAGGAAGTTATTCTCCCCAATTAAGTACAGACTATTTAGGGAAGCATTTTTGTATAGGCAAGAAATATTTGCACACGTGTGGTCAAACCTGTTTCCTGTGGCGcctaaaattaatattttgtcATTCTTGCGGATGTGTCCTCGTATCACGTCGATGCATTTATCAAGGTCTGTATTCTCCTGGTTCGCGCACTTCTCGAATATGACTGACTTGTTTTTGTAGTAGctgtacacatgtgcatttaTGCTATCAAAGTCGCCACAAATTATGTGTGGTACTATTTCGGTGGGGCATttcatccccttttttgtttcttccacTGGCATGTTGAATAAATCAGCAATGGTGTGTCGTCCATACACGTGCTGCGAACACTCATTTGGGTGCCATGCATTCAGCGCTGTGTTTttgtcttcctcccctttccGTGAACTTTGCTTATCTCTTGCGCTTCTCTCCTTGGCTAGCGACTGACACCAGTTGTACAGCCTGTTGGCACCCCCATCGGCGCATATTAATATATCCGAGTTGGCAATAATTTTGGCCGAATGGGCGCAAATCGTGTTGTTCAGGACGATGGTGATTATTTTGGACTGGGGGGGTGATTCTGTTTTTATCTCCCCTGGGGCGGACTCTTTGCCCCACTTCCTTTCATCATTTAGCAAAATGCATTTCATAAAATCAAGATCATGCACAATATGGCTTCCTTCCTTTGAGCTCCTCATGCAACTGAAGTGGGCAGAACGTAACTCTTTCGTGTCCCCTGATGGGCGGTACCACCTTGCGCTTATGTTCGTAAATATTCTCGCGCGATTGGTCTGGTTGATCGCCCTGGCATTACCACTTAGGTGCACACTCACTTTCGTGCGCACGTTGAAGAaactccttttcatttttatgcggAAATGGAAGCAGCCTCCCCCAAGGGTGCAATGAacaaggggggaaatacGACGAGATGGTGGCTGGCGCGCCTGCGTCTCAAACTGCCCTATTTTTCAAACCGCCCtatttttgcaacttttgTGAGGTGGTAAAGTGGATCGAAGTAGCGCActcatttcttcttcgtctctttaattttttttttttttaaaatagtgAATAGGAATATTCCTATGGTGCCATTTTCGCGCCCCGACTGTGTAAACACGCGCGATGTTGCTCTCACTATTTGCGCAGCATGGTGGACCGCGTACGCACAAATCTTTTCTCCGCTCGGATGTTCTCACGAGTGTGTATTCGTTTCTCTTGgccaagtttttttttttttaattgaacataacgcacaaaaatgtggcaGCTGCGTGCGAAGAGCGTCACACGGGTGTTTTCCTTTCTCATTGATTTAGTAGTTCACCATGTGGGACGCATACCCAACTCGCGTAAGTAGCAAATGTAACAACTGAACAACTCGTgatgaagcattttttttttttttttttgacatacCGATTAGTGGCCCTCTCTCCCCTTTACGAAATTGCTAAGAAGATTGACAATCACCCACGTGGAAGGTCTGCTCCGCGACAACGGTTTTTCAGATGATGGCCAGAAcgcatgcacattttttttgctactccTTGTGACCATCTGTAACTGCGCGCAGTGCCTCCTTCAATcgtgaaataaaattcaaaTGGTTCCCAAACGAAGGTGATTAAAGAACATCACATCGGTGTGGACTCATCGAAGggagtcttttttttttttttttttttcccgtttctCCACGTCTTCACCCCCCTTCATCGATACTTCAAAAACATGCAACTGGGTTTTGTTCTATGTCACGAAAAATGTGGTGCATGCACACATGCAAATATGCACAgaagggggtgggggaggaagaagcgcgCTTGGTAATTTGGCTGCTCGCATGGGTTGAAAAGTGAGACATATGAGTGAAGtgactgcatttttttgtctgcTCGCCCGTTTGCCTCTTCGGCATCGATGCGGCATAATTCCAATGAACTGCTTTTCGCGTGGTGAGATCGTCCCGGCTGTTCACAACGCTGCACAGTTTACGCgattaaaaaaggggcaatcTGGCGTGGCTGCTGTGAAAAGACGCTCACTATTATACCGATTTGCTCGGTTGCCCTGTTGGTAactatttttccctttttaaagtggccccttttttgtgatctGCTCTGTGCAGTTTGTTGGGTCAGCTTGTTGTGTCAGCTTGTTGGGTCCCTCTGCTGGGCCACCT of the Plasmodium cynomolgi strain B DNA, chromosome 7, whole genome shotgun sequence genome contains:
- a CDS encoding thiamin pyrophosphokinase 1 (putative), whose product is MKRSFFNVRTKVSVHLSGNARAINQTNRARIFTNISARWYRPSGDTKELRSAHFSCMRSSKEGSHIVHDLDFMKCILLNDERKWGKESAPGEIKTESPPQSKIITIVLNNTICAHSAKIIANSDILICADGGANRLYNWCQSLAKERSARDKQSSRKGEEDKNTALNAWHPNECSQHVYGRHTIADLFNMPVEETKKGMKCPTEIVPHIICGDFDSINAHVYSYYKNKSVIFEKCANQENTDLDKCIDVIRGHIRKNDKILILGATGNRFDHTCANISCLYKNASLNSLYLIGENNFLFLLQKGGHSIHLSPDVFYKGCGILPIGSKCTIKTEGLKYNLNDECLSFDTLISSSNEVVQREVKIFTDSPVVWSAQLRGVGAIHNIW